Proteins encoded in a region of the Anopheles ziemanni chromosome 2, idAnoZiCoDA_A2_x.2, whole genome shotgun sequence genome:
- the LOC131292983 gene encoding microfibril-associated glycoprotein 4-like, translating into MDINDHSLQEIEQASKDRRANIQEKLENVNYTLDTRMQAIEDSLKKHVVESVKSIDDKTQEQMEVLKNLLLNKLDGVLQQQSDQSKLIEETSKTELKKVAENKESQDLLTNSVRNISELSGKSNKILAAHFIYPVTSCRHVANITGKYMISTAENTFPVFCEQTKFAGGWTVIQQRFDGSVDFYRNWTEYRNGFGELEGEFWLGLEKMHQMTRDKPHELIVELQDFHGNYAYARFGLFEIGSEAEMFMLKRLEIYSGIAGHSLQVSLDQRFSTFDRDNDQDNNNCAEDRQGAWWYLWCGYANLNGLYKYAADDRSAMSWYHFKHDWRGMSYSRMMIREIVN; encoded by the exons ATGGATATAAATGATCATTCTTTACAGGAAATTGAACAAGCCTCAAAAGATAGGCGTGCAAATATACAGGAAAAGCTGGAGAATGTGAACTATACGCTCGACACGCGAATGCAAGCAATAGAAGACTCTTTGAAGAAG CATGTGGTGGAAAGTGTGAAGTCTATCGATGATAAAACACAGGAACAAATGGAAGTCCTGAAGAACTTGTTACTCAACAAGTTAGATGGTGTTCTACAGCAACAAAGTGATCAAAGCAAATTGATCGAAGAAACGTCAAAAACTGAGCTCAAGAAAGTAGCAGAGAACAAAGAATCACAAGACTTACTAACAAATTCGGTACGCAATATAAGTGAACTTTCGGGAAAAAGCAATAAGATTCTTGCGGCGCACTTTATATACCCCGTCACCTCATGTCGTCACGTAGCAAATATAACGGGCAAATATATGATCAGTACAGCGGAAAATACCTTCCCAGTTTTTtgcgaacaaacaaaattcgCCGGTGGCTGGACGGTCATCCAACAGAGGTTTGACGGGTCGGTCGATTTTTATAGAAACTGGACTGAATACCGTAACGGATTCGGGGAGCTTGAAGGTGAATTCTGGCTCGGGCTCGAGAAAATGCATCAAATGACGAGAGACAAACCGCACGAGCTAATCGTTGAGTTGCAAGATTTTCACGGTAACTACGCGTACGCTAGGTTCGGATTATTTGAGATCGGCAGCGAAGCCGAGATGTTCATGTTGAAGAGATTAGAGATATACTCAGGGATAGCAGGACATTCGTTGCAAGTCAGCTTGGATCAGAGGTTTAGCACGTTCGATCGTGACAATGACCAAGATAATAACAACTGTGCGGAGGATCGCCAAGGAGCCTGGTGGTACTTATGGTGCGGTTACGCCAACTTGAACGGACTGTACAAGTACGCGGCGGATGATCGGAGTGCGATGTCGTGGTACCACTTCAAACATGACTGGCGTGGTATGTCTTACTCGCGAATGATGATTCGTGAGATTGTGAATTAA